In Formosa haliotis, the sequence ACGATTTTAGTTACGAAGTGTTAGCAGAAGATTTAAAAGCCTATTGCGATGAACATCATTTAAAAAACATTGTGCTTTTAGGGCATTCTATGGGAGGAAAAACAGCCATGTTATTTGCTTCTAAATACCCAGAATATATTTCAAAATTGCTTGTGGCAGATATTTCACCGCGTTTTTATCCGGTACATCACGATGCTATTTTAAATGGCTTAGGAGCTTTAGACTTTTCTGAAATCAAATCGCGGGGAGCAGCAGATAAAGCATTAGCCCAATATGTTCCAGATCTAGGTACACGTCAATTTCTTCTTAAGAATTTATATTGGGTAGAACAAGGGCAATTAGGCTTGCGAATAAATGTAGAAGCCTTAACAGAGCACGTTTCA encodes:
- a CDS encoding alpha/beta fold hydrolase is translated as MQLHSNIIGEGTAFVILHGFLGMSDNWKTLGLRFSEHNYQVHLVDQRNHGRSFHSDDFSYEVLAEDLKAYCDEHHLKNIVLLGHSMGGKTAMLFASKYPEYISKLLVADISPRFYPVHHDAILNGLGALDFSEIKSRGAADKALAQYVPDLGTRQFLLKNLYWVEQGQLGLRINVEALTEHVSEVGEALPIHAQFDGETLFLRGDKSEYIALQDESIIKTHFPNAKIVTIKNAGHWLHAENPEDFFQAVIHFIK